From a single Vibrio tubiashii genomic region:
- a CDS encoding chemotaxis protein CheW: MKEKYLEFKIANKYFAYPIERIREIMEYPVVEPLASAPDKVLGVMNLRGKLVVVFDIAACLNEETHQVSSKTCVIVTEVHRGGESFVIANKVDLVRQVVDISLAELETVPNLGGRLDSTLIKGVAKLEQRMLTILDVDELLSESQWHCVVHESQMEQTHE, translated from the coding sequence ATGAAGGAGAAATACCTCGAATTTAAGATTGCGAATAAGTACTTCGCTTATCCGATTGAACGAATCCGGGAAATCATGGAATACCCTGTCGTGGAGCCGCTTGCGAGTGCGCCAGATAAGGTTCTCGGTGTGATGAATTTAAGGGGTAAGTTGGTTGTGGTGTTTGATATCGCCGCGTGTTTAAACGAAGAAACCCATCAGGTTTCGAGTAAAACCTGTGTCATCGTCACCGAAGTACATCGTGGTGGTGAGAGCTTTGTTATTGCCAATAAAGTGGATTTGGTCAGGCAAGTCGTTGATATCTCATTGGCTGAATTGGAGACAGTGCCGAATCTGGGTGGGCGACTTGATTCGACCTTAATCAAAGGCGTTGCCAAGCTTGAACAGCGGATGCTAACGATTCTTGATGTCGATGAACTGCTGTCTGAAAGTCAGTGGCACTGTGTTGTGCATGAATCGCAGATGGAGCAGACACATGAATGA
- a CDS encoding chemotaxis protein CheA, translating into MSDLERAMRVFINESLELTDDIEQALLDKGLLKDNFAEWIDELFRGVHTIKGSAGLFGLDEVTTLTHVIESLLDQVRQQVTPVDDELIEVLIESNDVVRKQIIALNENSPLPNAESVAQRLLPYIIESAMPSAADATKVEKTPPTEEEHHEGIWHISFRPHQGVFQDGLDPIRFIQFLSTKGQLEHVELMTVELDKVIESPDSQFNPEKCYLGFELRYRASTSNAQIMEAFEFVQRDADITVLPPDSPAEDYFALIECLPEESRHLAEMFTAMGVLTQQEFERFQSLSFHTPQSKFQPRIKTAKTLRVEADKLDKLIDLVGEMVIMGARTNLLAHQTGSEPLVESMALLERLVESIRDSSLQLRMVQIGDTFSKFKRIVRDTAQELGKQVELVVSGADTELDKTFVEKLSDPLTHLVRNAIDHGMESAAERISAGKAPVGTIRLNAYHDSGSIVIEVVDDGKGIDENKVLEQAKRSGLVSEHDTVTKRELWKLIFEPGFSTSEQVTDLSGRGVGMDVVKRNIELLRGNIEVNSQSDKGSRFVIRLPLTLSIVDGFMFKVAGGEYVIPLDNVVECLELKEVMQDEQDSQRRFIHLRDEVLPFLRLSEWFGVEAHSTPEQEALIVVQLGSMRAGLVVDSLSGEFQTVVKSLGPLFEGLRGVSGATILGSGEVAIILDIFALVQTALSPRERVNVERFN; encoded by the coding sequence ATGTCTGATCTAGAACGCGCGATGCGGGTATTCATCAATGAATCACTTGAACTGACCGATGATATTGAGCAGGCACTGCTGGATAAAGGGTTATTGAAAGACAATTTTGCGGAGTGGATAGATGAGCTGTTTCGCGGTGTTCATACCATCAAGGGCAGTGCAGGGTTATTTGGCTTAGACGAAGTGACTACTCTGACCCATGTAATAGAATCGCTGCTCGACCAAGTTAGGCAACAAGTCACCCCGGTTGATGATGAATTGATCGAGGTATTGATCGAGAGTAACGATGTTGTTAGAAAGCAAATCATTGCTCTCAACGAGAATTCACCTTTACCCAATGCGGAGTCGGTTGCCCAGCGTTTACTGCCTTATATTATCGAATCCGCCATGCCAAGCGCTGCTGATGCCACTAAGGTGGAAAAAACGCCGCCCACCGAGGAAGAACATCACGAGGGGATTTGGCACATTTCGTTTCGCCCTCACCAAGGGGTGTTTCAAGATGGGTTAGACCCGATTCGCTTTATTCAATTTCTCTCAACCAAAGGCCAACTCGAACATGTTGAGCTGATGACGGTTGAGTTAGACAAAGTGATTGAAAGTCCAGACAGCCAGTTTAACCCGGAAAAATGTTATCTCGGCTTTGAACTTCGCTATCGGGCCAGTACCTCAAATGCACAGATTATGGAGGCATTTGAATTTGTTCAGCGTGATGCGGATATTACCGTTCTGCCACCAGATAGTCCGGCCGAAGACTACTTTGCCTTGATTGAGTGCTTACCCGAAGAGAGCAGACATCTCGCCGAAATGTTTACTGCCATGGGTGTATTAACCCAGCAAGAGTTCGAGCGCTTCCAGTCTCTTTCATTCCACACGCCTCAATCAAAATTTCAACCAAGAATCAAAACCGCCAAAACCCTTAGGGTGGAAGCGGATAAGCTCGATAAGCTGATCGATCTTGTGGGCGAGATGGTGATTATGGGGGCCCGCACTAATTTGCTAGCTCACCAAACCGGCAGTGAACCTTTGGTGGAGTCAATGGCGCTATTAGAGCGTTTGGTTGAAAGCATTCGTGACAGTTCCCTTCAGCTACGAATGGTTCAAATCGGAGATACCTTCAGTAAATTCAAACGCATTGTTCGCGATACCGCCCAAGAGCTAGGTAAGCAGGTCGAATTAGTGGTCAGTGGTGCTGATACTGAGCTTGATAAAACCTTCGTTGAGAAACTCAGCGATCCACTCACACACCTTGTACGCAATGCTATCGATCATGGAATGGAATCTGCCGCAGAGCGCATTTCAGCGGGTAAAGCGCCAGTAGGGACGATACGGCTCAATGCGTATCACGACTCAGGTTCAATTGTGATTGAGGTGGTTGATGATGGTAAAGGCATCGATGAAAACAAAGTCTTAGAGCAAGCAAAACGTTCTGGCCTCGTCAGCGAACATGACACGGTGACAAAACGTGAGTTATGGAAGCTGATTTTTGAACCTGGTTTTTCTACTAGCGAGCAGGTGACCGACCTATCAGGTCGAGGTGTGGGCATGGACGTGGTAAAGCGCAACATTGAACTGCTAAGAGGCAATATAGAGGTGAATAGTCAGAGCGACAAAGGAAGCCGGTTCGTAATTCGTTTGCCTCTAACACTATCTATAGTCGACGGTTTTATGTTCAAAGTTGCGGGAGGCGAATATGTGATTCCGCTGGACAATGTTGTCGAGTGCCTTGAGCTAAAAGAAGTGATGCAAGATGAACAAGATAGTCAGCGGCGTTTTATTCATCTTCGCGATGAGGTGCTGCCATTTTTAAGACTGTCAGAGTGGTTTGGCGTCGAGGCGCATAGCACGCCGGAACAAGAGGCCTTAATTGTAGTTCAACTTGGCTCAATGAGAGCGGGCTTGGTCGTAGACAGTTTAAGTGGTGAGTTTCAAACCGTGGTGAAATCACTAGGACCACTGTTTGAAGGTCTACGCGGAGTCAGCGGTGCGACGATTTTAGGCAGTGGTGAAGTCGCAATCATATTGGACATTTTTGCACTGGTTCAAACGGCATTAAGCCCGAGGGAGCGAGTAAATGTAGAGCGCTTTAACTAA
- a CDS encoding STAS domain-containing protein, with the protein MSEQVYVLPSELTIYEVEETYRELRSLVNESDNVVLDGANVVEIDSAGFQLLIWFLRCSHQPISIHAVRQPSEEMSKLFELVCDSGFRERNQYV; encoded by the coding sequence ATGTCTGAGCAAGTTTATGTATTGCCGAGTGAGTTGACCATCTACGAAGTAGAGGAGACCTACCGTGAGCTACGTAGCTTGGTCAATGAGTCAGACAACGTGGTGTTAGATGGCGCTAATGTTGTAGAGATAGACAGTGCTGGATTTCAGTTACTGATTTGGTTTCTCCGTTGTAGCCATCAACCGATTTCGATACACGCCGTTCGTCAGCCAAGCGAGGAAATGAGCAAACTGTTTGAACTTGTCTGCGACTCAGGCTTTCGTGAGCGAAATCAATATGTCTGA
- a CDS encoding response regulator, whose protein sequence is MQKTIMVVDDSESLRQVVNIALSGAGYRVIEAKDGVQGIEMLDGSKVHLIISDVNMPNMNGIDFVKKVKTLPKYKFTPVIMLTTESQQYLMDESQKAGAKAWMVKPFRPEQMLEAVSKLLS, encoded by the coding sequence ATGCAAAAAACAATAATGGTCGTAGATGACTCCGAGTCGCTCAGACAGGTTGTTAACATCGCATTGAGCGGTGCTGGATATCGGGTCATAGAGGCAAAAGATGGCGTGCAAGGGATCGAAATGCTCGACGGGAGCAAGGTTCATTTGATTATCAGTGATGTCAATATGCCCAATATGAATGGCATCGACTTTGTCAAAAAGGTCAAGACCTTACCCAAGTATAAATTTACTCCGGTGATCATGCTGACGACGGAAAGCCAACAGTATTTGATGGATGAAAGTCAAAAGGCCGGGGCAAAAGCGTGGATGGTTAAGCCATTTCGCCCAGAGCAGATGCTCGAAGCCGTATCCAAGTTGTTATCGTAG
- the serC gene encoding 3-phosphoserine/phosphohydroxythreonine transaminase: protein MSKVYNFSAGPAGLPKAVMEKAQQEFVEWNGLGTSVMEISHRSKEFIKVAEEAEQDLRDLLNIPDNYKVLFCQGGARAQFAAVPLNLLGSSKKATYIDAGYWAESAVKEANKYCEVDVFDAKTEREGKTSVVPASEWKVASDAAYVHFCPNETIDGVEISELPQTDKPIIADMSSNILSREIDVSKYGVIYAGAQKNIGPAGLCIAIVRDDLLELANDLVPSFMNYKVLAEKDSMFNTPPTFAWYLSGLVFKWLKEQGGVAEMEKINKEKASLLYNQIDGSDFYINNVHDVNRSRMNVPFQLAKPELDALFLEQAEQRGLVALKGHRAVGGMRASIYNAVPLEGVQALVEFMQEFEAQHA, encoded by the coding sequence ATGAGCAAGGTTTATAACTTTAGCGCAGGTCCGGCGGGCCTACCTAAAGCAGTGATGGAAAAAGCACAACAAGAATTCGTCGAATGGAATGGCTTAGGCACTTCTGTAATGGAAATTAGCCATCGAAGTAAAGAGTTCATCAAAGTTGCTGAAGAAGCAGAGCAAGATCTCCGTGATCTTCTTAATATCCCAGACAACTACAAAGTGTTGTTCTGCCAAGGCGGAGCGCGTGCTCAGTTTGCCGCAGTGCCACTGAACCTATTGGGCTCATCGAAAAAAGCAACGTACATAGACGCAGGCTATTGGGCTGAAAGCGCGGTTAAAGAAGCGAATAAGTACTGTGAAGTCGACGTGTTCGATGCCAAAACAGAGCGTGAAGGCAAAACGTCCGTTGTCCCTGCAAGTGAGTGGAAAGTAGCTTCAGATGCCGCTTATGTTCATTTCTGCCCTAATGAAACCATCGACGGCGTTGAAATTAGCGAACTTCCTCAAACAGACAAACCTATTATCGCGGATATGTCTTCAAACATTCTGTCGCGCGAAATCGACGTGTCTAAGTATGGCGTTATCTATGCAGGTGCGCAGAAAAACATCGGCCCTGCCGGACTGTGCATTGCGATCGTTCGTGACGATTTGCTTGAGTTAGCTAATGACTTAGTTCCTAGCTTTATGAACTACAAAGTTTTGGCAGAGAAAGACTCTATGTTTAATACGCCGCCAACCTTTGCTTGGTATCTCTCTGGCCTTGTCTTTAAGTGGTTAAAAGAGCAGGGCGGTGTTGCCGAAATGGAGAAGATCAACAAAGAGAAAGCGTCGTTGCTTTACAACCAAATTGATGGTTCAGACTTCTACATCAACAATGTTCACGACGTAAACCGCTCACGAATGAACGTGCCGTTTCAGCTTGCAAAACCTGAACTGGATGCATTGTTCTTAGAACAGGCTGAGCAGCGTGGACTGGTTGCTCTGAAAGGGCACCGTGCAGTAGGTGGTATGCGTGCTTCAATCTACAACGCTGTGCCACTTGAAGGGGTACAAGCCTTGGTTGAATTTATGCAAGAGTTCGAAGCTCAACACGCTTAA
- a CDS encoding chemotaxis protein CheW, with amino-acid sequence MNELHKQSGRELLLVDVNQVVVAIPIDSVKEVIEYTRITQVPMCNKEISGVINVRGSVVPVIDAASRLGFPSDNRYDKYSCIILYESQQTKTKERITIGLVVSRVRSIKVAHEDALYDKPSFGTHIPTEFIEGMVKVVGDTMPILEMSQLLDPQQINRLMLNSQNALLAQWES; translated from the coding sequence ATGAATGAGCTGCATAAACAAAGTGGTAGAGAGCTGCTGCTTGTCGATGTGAATCAAGTCGTGGTGGCAATACCGATTGATTCAGTAAAAGAAGTCATTGAATACACGCGTATTACTCAAGTTCCCATGTGCAATAAAGAAATCAGCGGCGTGATTAATGTTCGTGGTAGCGTGGTGCCTGTGATTGATGCGGCAAGTCGCCTTGGTTTTCCATCGGATAACCGATACGACAAGTACAGCTGCATCATTCTCTATGAATCCCAACAAACTAAAACTAAGGAGCGCATAACCATTGGTTTGGTGGTGAGTCGTGTGCGGTCAATCAAGGTTGCTCATGAAGACGCTTTATATGACAAACCTTCGTTTGGCACCCATATTCCGACTGAGTTTATCGAAGGTATGGTGAAAGTTGTTGGGGATACGATGCCCATTTTAGAGATGTCCCAACTGCTTGACCCTCAGCAGATCAACCGCCTTATGCTCAATAGCCAAAATGCTTTATTAGCCCAGTGGGAGTCGTAA
- a CDS encoding methyl-accepting chemotaxis protein, with amino-acid sequence MIGKLSIRSKIIVAMCTMGFLLLVIAVSVQLKNRTIESYAIDVGKEEIPKVILSLSMLDELGDMNSNVLEFITGESEEKEDFHDNYTEFVTFFESLKQLKSMDPVVVRQIDDLSRRYYEDMQNLVFKRFDPTLETQAVEKYNYLISEFAEPLESMLDTLKEEEVADAGRTQDLQEVLNDDLPGVRYYLELIDEEGDMMSALNGYMRGEIGAVNAFEKEARNFAQYLNEIKPIERKPEEIKSLGLVEQMYLELYNGGKDIFATYRPRDKLEAAQQIDKLEHEVFSKLEKILDDISYKASKQSTDSLDELVIAARDSITLVWALLAVAVLLAFVTAMFLIKGIVLPIKALSEAAEDLRSGEGDLTRRIPDFGSDEIGETATSFNGFLDKLQNIMLDIQRSVEAIAHSTNEVSTTSQMLSTTSSQLASSVEETSASLDQMSSSISMNTENSKVTNGIATQSSSEANEGGKAVNDTVNAMTAIAEKIGIIEDIAYKTNLLALNAAIEAARAGEHGKGFAVVADEVRKLAERSQIAAQEISSLADSSVKVAQHAGDMLNRMVPNIQKTADLVQEITAASTEQSTSVAEINRTVSQLDEIAQQNASASEELASTAVMVQEQTNEIRSTVSFFKLTQSSEQRHSVRRKPSHPTPPKKEDGFVPFDE; translated from the coding sequence ATGATTGGTAAGCTATCGATCAGGAGCAAAATCATTGTCGCCATGTGTACTATGGGCTTTTTATTGCTTGTGATTGCGGTCTCGGTACAACTTAAGAACCGGACAATCGAATCCTATGCCATTGATGTCGGGAAGGAAGAGATTCCCAAGGTGATTCTTTCATTGAGTATGCTTGATGAGCTAGGCGATATGAACTCGAATGTCTTGGAGTTCATAACTGGTGAGTCGGAAGAGAAGGAAGACTTTCATGACAACTACACTGAGTTTGTCACCTTTTTCGAAAGCCTCAAACAGCTCAAATCCATGGACCCTGTCGTTGTGCGCCAAATTGACGACCTTTCTAGGCGCTATTACGAAGATATGCAGAATCTAGTGTTTAAGCGTTTTGACCCGACCTTAGAGACACAAGCGGTAGAGAAATACAACTACTTGATCAGTGAGTTTGCTGAGCCACTAGAGAGTATGCTCGATACGCTCAAGGAAGAAGAAGTGGCTGATGCAGGTCGAACGCAAGATTTGCAAGAAGTGCTCAATGATGATCTCCCTGGTGTGCGTTACTACCTTGAATTGATCGATGAAGAAGGGGACATGATGTCCGCGTTGAACGGCTATATGCGTGGCGAAATCGGTGCGGTCAATGCGTTTGAGAAAGAAGCGCGCAATTTTGCTCAGTATCTCAATGAAATTAAACCGATTGAAAGAAAGCCAGAAGAGATCAAAAGCTTAGGCCTAGTCGAGCAGATGTATCTTGAACTCTATAACGGAGGTAAAGATATCTTCGCAACCTATCGCCCGCGAGACAAACTCGAAGCGGCGCAGCAAATCGATAAGTTAGAGCATGAAGTGTTCAGCAAGTTAGAGAAGATACTTGATGATATTAGCTATAAGGCGAGCAAGCAGAGTACCGACTCACTCGATGAGTTGGTTATTGCCGCTCGTGACAGTATCACGCTTGTTTGGGCGCTGTTAGCGGTTGCGGTGTTGCTCGCATTCGTCACTGCTATGTTCCTTATCAAAGGGATTGTGCTGCCGATTAAAGCTCTGTCTGAAGCCGCAGAAGACCTGCGTTCTGGTGAAGGGGATCTGACTCGGCGAATTCCAGACTTTGGCAGCGATGAGATTGGTGAAACGGCCACCAGCTTTAATGGTTTCTTAGATAAGTTGCAAAACATTATGCTGGATATCCAACGTTCGGTAGAAGCTATCGCCCATAGTACCAATGAAGTCTCTACCACCTCGCAAATGCTCAGCACCACTTCCAGCCAACTCGCCTCTAGTGTCGAAGAGACCAGTGCGTCACTCGATCAAATGAGTTCATCGATTTCAATGAATACCGAAAATTCTAAGGTGACCAATGGCATTGCCACTCAATCGAGTTCTGAGGCAAACGAGGGGGGCAAAGCGGTGAACGACACCGTGAATGCCATGACAGCTATCGCGGAGAAAATCGGCATCATTGAAGACATCGCCTACAAAACCAACTTACTTGCGCTAAATGCTGCCATCGAGGCGGCGCGCGCAGGAGAGCATGGTAAAGGTTTTGCCGTGGTCGCTGATGAAGTGCGCAAGCTCGCTGAACGCAGTCAAATTGCGGCCCAAGAGATAAGCTCGTTGGCAGATAGCAGCGTGAAAGTTGCCCAACATGCCGGAGACATGCTCAATCGCATGGTGCCTAATATTCAGAAAACCGCCGATTTGGTGCAAGAAATCACCGCGGCATCCACAGAGCAAAGCACCAGTGTGGCGGAAATCAATCGCACCGTTTCTCAGCTGGATGAAATCGCTCAGCAGAATGCCTCTGCTTCGGAAGAGCTTGCCTCAACGGCCGTTATGGTACAGGAACAAACCAATGAGATTCGCAGTACGGTGAGTTTCTTTAAGCTGACGCAATCGAGTGAACAGCGACACAGTGTGCGACGTAAACCTAGCCATCCGACTCCGCCTAAAAAAGAAGATGGCTTTGTGCCTTTTGATGAGTAA